In one window of Armatimonadota bacterium DNA:
- a CDS encoding CapA family protein produces the protein MAAERSPAIVAVRTLAWIVAAATAIAGVVMWFGAARRPVMLVAVGDVLLDRGVARRVARDGHECLTEAIWPFLRDADIAVCNLECPLASGRAAAAKPIIFGGPAEGASWLREAGFDAVSLANNHALDQGRDGLMRTMAGLDRAGVAWFGAGTNQAEASRPRIIRCRSKRVALLGFTVFPDEGVFFNPSAPGTARADPTAIRRAVRLARDLGDLVIVSFHWGNEFQNLTSDAQRRIGRLAVDSGADIVVGHHPHVIQGAEVYRGGLIAYSVGNVVFDQHRRGANHALLLRATFHRRTTDVSFEPVLIADCLPVRPDEQHAQEILRRFRSLCEGLDTHVSLTGGSASIRLPARGRAGSADNY, from the coding sequence GTGGCTGCTGAGCGATCACCGGCAATCGTGGCGGTAAGAACGCTGGCGTGGATCGTCGCCGCGGCGACGGCCATCGCGGGCGTCGTCATGTGGTTCGGCGCCGCGCGGCGGCCGGTCATGCTCGTCGCGGTCGGCGACGTTCTGCTCGACCGCGGCGTTGCCCGGCGCGTAGCTCGGGACGGGCATGAGTGTCTCACCGAAGCAATCTGGCCCTTCCTACGCGACGCGGACATTGCGGTGTGCAACCTCGAATGCCCGCTGGCGTCCGGGCGCGCCGCGGCGGCCAAGCCGATCATCTTCGGCGGCCCTGCCGAAGGGGCGAGTTGGCTGCGGGAAGCGGGCTTCGACGCGGTATCGCTGGCCAACAACCACGCGCTCGACCAGGGCCGCGATGGCCTAATGCGGACGATGGCAGGCCTGGATCGCGCCGGCGTGGCGTGGTTCGGTGCGGGAACGAACCAGGCCGAAGCATCCCGGCCGCGGATCATCCGCTGTCGCTCCAAACGCGTTGCGCTGCTAGGCTTCACGGTGTTCCCGGACGAGGGTGTTTTCTTCAATCCGAGCGCGCCCGGGACTGCGCGTGCGGACCCCACTGCCATTCGCCGTGCGGTACGCCTGGCGAGAGACCTCGGGGATCTGGTCATCGTCTCATTCCACTGGGGGAACGAGTTCCAGAATCTGACCTCAGATGCTCAGCGCCGCATCGGACGCCTGGCGGTTGACTCCGGCGCGGATATCGTCGTGGGTCACCACCCGCACGTCATCCAGGGCGCGGAGGTCTATCGCGGCGGACTGATTGCCTACAGCGTTGGCAATGTCGTCTTCGATCAGCACCGCCGCGGCGCGAATCACGCACTGTTGCTCCGCGCGACGTTCCACCGCCGCACGACAGACGTGTCGTTCGAACCCGTGCTGATCGCGGACTGTCTTCCCGTTCGCCCGGACGAGCAGCACGCACAAGAGATCTTGCGACGGTTCCGTTCCCTGTGCGAAGGTCTCGACACTCATGTTTCCCTGACCGGCGGCTCGGCTTCCATTCGTCTTCCAGCAAGAGGACGCGCGGGCTCGGCGGACAATTATTGA
- a CDS encoding DUF3160 domain-containing protein: MMRRWQIVALASLIVMTATGCGGRSRPQGSAPTTTGGGSAQRGEPAPVVARIPAYEVAPDISNIVNREQFGEFAKPARELLARNAFVCLPTDEVQLYDIYEQNDYLQIPSFITTDSVLQIYHIFFDYTLRTTETEKLYPVLEKLTTAMLSEALKTHEQARDAAVKDAALRNVAYFLVPASILELKTPRAPGDAAALAEVELRQITAHGARRASPIFGYDLDYTQFNPRGHYTRTERFKRFFKAMMWYGLVPFAFPEVEADGRVIWKESYKRSTLQAVLVVRDLLAAKGGGKPARDLWETIYEPTAFYVGAADDLFADDVEPVMRKVYGNAPSLSSFADQRRLDDFARRIAKTRPPRIDVQLIGIPGGMQYRFMGQRYIPDSEIMQRLVKWPERPWPLGLDVAAVLGSDRAATILDDVYKEPEKWDEYLPKRSQLRREFDALDESKWLSNLYFGWLWSLKALVAEAPEGYPSFMRSTAWLDKSLNTFLGSWAELRHDTILYAKPSGAECGDGEEPPPPPKGYVEPNPEFYGRMLELTRLSREGLTKRDLLSEKVQDKFRALEDMLDFLRRVSIKELGGEELTREEYEEIEIYGARLEHLTLSVAEGDILSDTDKDMAVIADVHTVVNEALEEGVGHAAEVYVVVPIAGKLYLTRGAVFSYYEFTWPASDRLTDEKWQQMLRDGKAPDRPVWARSFYLDKSRDIPKPKKVFYSGGC, encoded by the coding sequence ATGATGCGACGCTGGCAGATCGTGGCTTTGGCGAGTCTGATAGTCATGACGGCCACCGGCTGCGGCGGGCGTTCTCGGCCGCAGGGGAGCGCTCCGACTACGACGGGCGGTGGCTCCGCACAGCGCGGCGAACCGGCGCCCGTAGTCGCGCGGATCCCGGCCTACGAGGTCGCGCCGGACATCTCAAACATCGTCAATCGCGAGCAGTTTGGAGAGTTCGCAAAGCCGGCGCGAGAGTTGCTGGCGCGAAATGCCTTCGTCTGCCTGCCGACGGATGAGGTGCAGCTCTATGATATCTACGAGCAGAACGACTACCTGCAGATCCCAAGTTTCATCACCACCGATTCGGTGCTCCAGATCTACCACATCTTCTTCGACTACACGTTGCGCACGACAGAGACTGAGAAACTCTACCCGGTGCTCGAGAAACTGACTACAGCTATGCTGTCGGAGGCGCTGAAGACCCACGAGCAGGCGCGCGACGCGGCGGTGAAGGACGCCGCCCTGCGGAACGTCGCGTACTTCCTGGTGCCGGCGAGCATCCTCGAGTTGAAGACGCCAAGAGCCCCGGGGGATGCGGCGGCCCTTGCGGAAGTCGAGCTGAGACAAATCACGGCGCACGGCGCTCGCAGGGCCAGCCCGATCTTCGGCTATGATTTGGATTACACGCAGTTCAACCCGCGCGGACATTACACCCGCACCGAGCGCTTCAAGCGTTTCTTCAAGGCGATGATGTGGTATGGGCTCGTGCCGTTCGCGTTCCCCGAGGTGGAAGCCGACGGCCGGGTCATCTGGAAGGAATCGTACAAGCGCTCGACGCTCCAGGCCGTGCTGGTTGTAAGAGACCTGCTTGCGGCGAAGGGCGGCGGCAAACCGGCCCGCGATCTGTGGGAGACAATCTACGAGCCGACGGCCTTCTATGTCGGAGCGGCGGATGATCTGTTCGCGGACGATGTCGAGCCGGTGATGCGCAAAGTGTACGGCAACGCGCCAAGCCTTTCGTCGTTTGCCGATCAGAGGAGACTCGATGACTTCGCGCGGCGGATTGCGAAGACGCGACCGCCGAGGATTGACGTCCAGCTCATCGGCATACCGGGCGGCATGCAGTACCGCTTCATGGGCCAGCGCTACATCCCCGATTCGGAGATCATGCAGCGGCTCGTCAAGTGGCCTGAGCGGCCGTGGCCGTTGGGCCTCGACGTCGCGGCGGTCCTCGGCTCCGACCGCGCCGCAACCATACTCGATGACGTCTACAAGGAGCCAGAGAAATGGGACGAGTACCTGCCCAAGCGGAGCCAACTCCGTCGGGAGTTCGATGCGCTCGACGAGAGCAAGTGGCTGTCGAATCTCTACTTCGGCTGGCTGTGGTCGCTCAAGGCTCTCGTGGCGGAAGCGCCTGAGGGCTATCCCTCGTTCATGCGCTCGACGGCCTGGCTCGACAAGAGCCTTAACACATTCCTCGGGAGCTGGGCCGAGCTGCGCCATGACACAATCCTCTATGCCAAGCCGTCCGGCGCCGAGTGCGGCGACGGAGAGGAGCCGCCGCCGCCGCCGAAGGGATACGTCGAGCCGAACCCGGAGTTCTACGGACGTATGCTCGAACTGACCCGGCTGTCGCGCGAAGGCCTGACAAAGCGCGATCTGTTATCGGAGAAGGTGCAGGACAAGTTCCGAGCGCTGGAGGACATGCTTGATTTCCTGCGCCGCGTGTCAATCAAGGAACTCGGGGGCGAGGAGCTGACGCGCGAGGAGTACGAGGAGATCGAGATCTACGGCGCGCGCCTCGAACACCTCACCCTGTCCGTGGCGGAGGGTGACATCCTCAGCGACACAGACAAGGACATGGCGGTCATCGCCGACGTGCACACCGTGGTCAACGAAGCGCTGGAAGAGGGCGTCGGGCATGCAGCCGAGGTCTACGTCGTGGTACCGATAGCCGGGAAGCTGTATCTGACGCGCGGGGCGGTCTTCAGCTACTACGAGTTCACCTGGCCGGCGAGTGATCGGTTGACGGATGAGAAATGGCAGCAGATGCTGCGCGACGGCAAGGCGCCCGACCGGCCGGTGTGGGCCAGGAGCTTCTACCTCGACAAGAGCCGCGACATCCCGAAGCCGAAGAAGGTCTTCTACTCCGGTGGCTGCTGA